In Arthrobacter burdickii, one DNA window encodes the following:
- a CDS encoding TlyA family RNA methyltransferase, whose protein sequence is MARLDQELVARGLARSRSHAAQLIAAGRVLRDGAVARKASAPILPADRLDVEERGEEYVSRAGTKLDGALRAFPAVDPAARRCLDAGASTGGFTDVLLRRGAREVAAVDVGHGQLVQQLRDDPRVQVFEGMNVRHLDPADIGGQVQLTVADLSFISLRLVMPALAHATCPGGELVLMVKPQFEVGRSGLNRLGVVTSPEARHRAVAGVLRSALECGLEIAGVAQSELPGQDGNLEYFVWIKVPSGGLMPRIEGELDRLVDQALAQGALFPPPPRPTNQTELDE, encoded by the coding sequence ATGGCGCGCCTTGACCAGGAACTCGTCGCCCGCGGGCTCGCACGGTCCCGCTCCCACGCGGCGCAGCTGATCGCGGCCGGCCGTGTCCTGAGGGATGGTGCCGTGGCGAGGAAGGCCTCCGCTCCGATCCTCCCGGCCGACCGCCTCGACGTCGAGGAGCGCGGCGAGGAGTACGTCAGCCGTGCCGGTACCAAGCTCGACGGCGCCCTCCGTGCCTTCCCGGCCGTGGATCCGGCGGCCCGGCGGTGCCTTGACGCGGGTGCCTCGACCGGAGGGTTCACGGACGTCCTCCTGCGGCGGGGAGCGCGCGAAGTGGCCGCGGTCGACGTCGGGCACGGCCAGCTCGTGCAGCAGTTACGCGACGACCCCCGCGTCCAGGTCTTCGAGGGAATGAACGTCCGCCACCTGGACCCTGCCGACATCGGGGGGCAGGTGCAGCTGACCGTCGCGGACCTGTCCTTCATCTCGCTCCGGCTGGTCATGCCGGCGCTCGCTCATGCCACCTGCCCCGGCGGCGAGCTGGTCCTCATGGTGAAGCCCCAGTTCGAGGTCGGGCGCAGCGGGCTGAACCGGCTCGGCGTCGTCACGTCCCCCGAGGCCCGACACAGGGCTGTTGCGGGAGTGCTGCGCAGCGCGCTCGAGTGCGGGCTGGAGATCGCCGGGGTCGCGCAGAGCGAATTGCCGGGCCAGGACGGCAACCTGGAGTACTTCGTGTGGATAAAGGTGCCGAGCGGGGGATTGATGCCTAGGATCGAAGGGGAGCTGGACCGGTTGGTGGACCAGGCACTCGCCCAGGGAGCCCTCTTTCCGCCACCGCCCCGCCCGACCAATCAGACGGAGCTTGATGAGTAG